The Paenibacillus sp. BIC5C1 DNA segment TACTGGAACGGTGTGCTTCGTTTATAAAATATTTTTCAATGAAGAAGGGTGCTGTTCTAAACAGCATCCTTTTTTATGTTTTCAAAAGCGATGTGAAGAAAAAAATACACAAAATAAAATTTGGGCAGAAGGTGTTTTTTAATTGCCATCGAATGTTATTTATTGAAAGTATAATCCAATGAATGGTAATCTCGACTGATTTATGAAAGCGTTTTATAAAAATGGAGAGGAGGTGGGGCTGGTTGCCTGATCCAATGCATTAAATGTCTGACACTGCACTCATCAACATGATGACACAGCGGGGTTTACCGGATGCGATGAACATATTGAAGAGGAGGCTAAGTAATTATGAAAACGTTTTTGGGAAAGCTGCGGTTGATGAGTTTGACGGTTGCTGTTGCAGCAGTTTCATTGGGCGTGCTCGCTGGAACAATAGATGCGGCACCGAGTGATTCATACCAGTGGAAAAATGTCGTGACCGGGGCAGGAGGCGGTTTTGTACCGGGGATTATTTTCAATGAGTCAGAGAAGGATTTGATCTATGCCCGGACAGATATCGGGGGAGCCTATCGCTGGAATCCTGCGAATGAAAGTTGGATTCCCCTCACCGATTTTGTCGGCTGGGATGACTGGAACAAAAACGGTGTCGACGCGCTGGCAACAGACCCGGTGGATCCGAATCGAGTGTATATGGCTGTCGGCACGTACACCAATTCATGGGACAAAAACAATGGCTCCATCCTGCGTTCTACGGACCGCGGTGATACTTGGCAGACCACCACTCTTCCGTTCAAAGTCGGCGGTAACATGCCGGGACGCTCCATGGGGGAACGCCTGACTGTTGATCCTAATAAAAATAGCATTTTGTATTTTGGTGCACGTAGTGGCAACGGACTCTGGAAAAGTACGGACTACGGCGTGACCTGGAACAAAGTAACGAGCTTTCCGAATCCGGGCACGTATGTGGAGGACCCGACTTATGAGTATACCAGTGACATCGTGGGTCTTTCTTGGATCACGTTTGACAAATCAACAGGCTCTGCTGGACAGGCAACACAGACCATCTATGTCGGGGTAGCCGACAAAAATCAAAGCGTGTACCGCAGTACGAATGGAGGCACAACGTGGAGCGCTGTTGCTGGACAGCCTACAGGTTATTTACCTCATCACGGGGAACTGGATGCCAATGGAAATCTCTATATTTCATACAGCGATGGTGCAGGCCCTTATGACGGGGAAAAGGGAGACCTCTGGAAATTAAATACGACTACAGGGGTATGGACGAACATTAGTCCAGTGCCGAGCAGCAGCTCAGACAATTATTTTGGATACGGCGGACTGGCTGTAGATACTCAGCATCCTGGTACACTGATGGTGGCAACCCTTAACTCCTGGTGGCCTGACGCAAATCTGTTCCGCAGTACGGACAGTGGAGCTACCTGGACCCGCATCTGGGAATTTGAAGGATATCCAAACCGCAAAATGCGCTATACACAGGATATTTCGGCCGCTCCCTGGTTGACCTTTGGGACGAATCCTGCACCGCCTGAAGTTTCTCCAAAGCTGGGCTGGATGATTGGCGATCTGGAGATTGATCCGTTTGACTCTGACCGCATGATGTATGGGACAGGGGCGACCATCTACGGCACGAAAAATTTGACAGACTGGGATGACGGTAACAAAATCAATATTTCAGTGATGGCCAAAGGAGTCGAGGAGATCGCGGTTCTGGATTTGATCAGCCCGCCAAGTGGGGCACATTTGTTAAGTGGAGTAGGGGATGTCTCGGGATTCCGTCATAACAATTTGGATCAGGCACCAGCTACGATGTTTACCAGCCCCAACTACTCTTCTACGGAAAGTCTGGACTTTGCAGAATTAAGTCCGAATACCATGGTTCGCGTAGGAAAAGCAGACTACACTGCTGATCCGAACGCAAAATCCATTGGTTTATCCAGCGACGGCGGGACCACGTGGTATAAGGCGAACGCAGAGCCTGCCGGTACAACCGGAGGAGGAACCGTAGCTATCTCTGCAAATGGTAACCGACTTGTATGGAGCACGTCAGACAAGGGTGTGCATTATTCCACTGGCGGCAACTCATGGACCGCGAGTTCAGGTATACCCGCACAGGCAAAGGTGATCTCTGACCGGGTAAATCCGAACAAATTCTATGGATTTGCTGCCGGTAAAGTCTATTTGAGCACCAATGGTGGTGCCTCCTTTACTGCATCTGCGGCTACCGGGCTTCCGGTAGAAGGAAATGCCGATCTGGACGCTGTTCCAGGTACGGAAGGCGAACTTTGGTTTGCAGGCGGGAGTGAGGAGGAAGGGCCGTATGGTCTGTGGCATTCCACTGATTCGGGAGCGAGCTTTACCAAGCTTGCGAATGTGGAGGAAGCAGACAGCATCGGTTTTGGTAAAGCGGCACCTGGACAGAACGTGGTCGCGCTGTACACGATTGCTAAGATAGATGGAACACGTGGATTTTTCCGTTCCGATGACGGCGGGGCGAATTGGGTACGGATTAACGATAATCAGCATCAATATGCACGTGTGACCACGATTACAGGTGATCCACGTTTGTATGGAAGAGTGTATCTGGGTACGAATGGACGGGGCATTTTATATGCTGACCGTATTGGTGGGAACAATGGCGGTGAAGAAGGTGGAGGCGAGACTCCGGTAACCAGTTCGGTCATCACACCAGTGAATGCGGAATTTGACAAGAACACAGGCAATCTGGCAGATATTCCTGTCACATTGACACTGAACGGAAACACCCTTAGTGCAATTCGTAATGGGAGTACAACGCTGGTTTCAGGTACGGATTATACATTATCGGGCAATCAGGTTGTGTTGAGTAAAAAATATCTGGCTTCGTTGTCCAAGGGAAGCGCAGCGTTAACGTTCCATTTCAGTGCAGGTAATGATGCGATCCTGAATCTGACTATCAAGGACACGACGGCTGTACCCGCGGGAGCCATTCGAATTGAGATGTTTAATGGAACAACTTCAGCAACAGGTAACTCCATTAATCCCAAGATCAAATTAACGAATACTGGCACTTCGGCCATTAATCTTTCCGATGTCAAAATTCGCTACTATTATACGATCAATGGCGCTCAGACCCAGAACTTTTTCTGTGACTGGGCAACAGCCGGAAATAACAATGTTACAGGGACGTTTAGTGAGCTGCCGACCCCAGTGACCGGAGCGGATTCCGTACTGGAGATTGGGTTCAAATCTTCTGCGGGTTCATTGGCAGCGGGGCAAAGTACTGAAATTCAGGCACGTTTCTCCAAAACAGACTGGACCAACTACACTCAGACGGATGATTATTCGTTTGCTCCAAGTCACACAGCCTACGCCGACTGGACCAAGGTAACTGGATATATCGCCGGAAGTCTTCAATGGGGGATCGAACCTTAGACCTGAACTTGAAATGAAAGTTGGAATTAATCTAAACCTACATCGATAAGAAGTCCCGGCTCGCCGAAAAGGATTCATGGCGGGCCGAGACTTCTTATTTTGTCGAAATTTAGTGTACACTAAAGAGAGTTTCTATACGCATTTTGCATCAGTCGATTGAACTTGCTCCCGGGTACAGGATCTAGACGAATAGAAGCATTTCGATCTATATCTTGCTGATTGAAAGACGCTCTTTGGATTTATGCAAAATGCTTACCATTGCTTAAACGTTCGTTTTGAGATATAAAAAGAAGTACAAAACTTTAAAAATAATGTAACCGCTAACACGGAGAGGCCATTTTATCTGATATATGATGGTGTTCTTGCGCAGACATAGAAGAAAGATTAGACAAGGGGGTCAAGGGTCATGAACCGGTTGTGTAAGGTGCTGATTGTTGACGATGAGTTTCTTGTAAGGCAAGGCATTAAGCACCATATGAACTGGGAAGCTGAAGGTTTTCAGATTGTAGGTGAAGCTTCCAACGGGGAAGAAGGGCTTGAACAGGTACAGTCATTACAGCCGGATATTGTCATCACGGACATCGTGATGCCTGTGATGGATGGGGAAACATTTGTCCGGACGTTAAAAGCCAGCTATCCCCAGATTGAGGTTATCGTACTTAGCAGCTTCAGTGAATTCGAATACGTACGTTCAACGCTCCAGAATGGAGCAGCAGACTATATATTGAAACCGAAACTGGATACCAATGAATTATTACAAGTACTACAGCGTACGGCTGGCAAAATTTCCGAATTGCAGTTTGAGCCTTCACATGATGGGTGGAGACTCGGACAACTGATGGAGAAGATGCTGTCCGGTTTTACGTTGGATGAGGAAAACGAGATGCATATGATAAGGGAGACGTTTCCTCACCGATGTTTCCGTTTACTCGTATATAAGCCGCAGGATACACAAGTACATGTGCACAAGCTGGATAACGAGCAGTTGGAGTCACGGTTACGGGATCAGCTCCCTGATGTGGAGTGCGCAATCGTGCCGGCCGAAGGCACGTCGCCAGTAGTGCTTCTTAATGTTGAACCTTCGAAGGATGAATGGATGGTGCAGCGAATTAAGGAGTTGGCGAGCGAGAATAAGGATGGGCAGGACGGACCTTGCTGGGTGCTGAGCGACAGCTTCTCTTCATTTGAAGAAATGGGGGACGTATATCGAACACGTCTCATCAAGCTAATGGAGTATCGCTTTTATTATGAGGACCGATCGATTCTGGTGTATGGCGAACTTCCGCCTCTTCACCCTGCCGGGTATCAGTTTAATGTGAACATGTTTTTGCAGCATGTGAAGCGAAATCGAACTGAAGCGGCAAGAGAATATTTGCAAGAGCACGCCCTTACGTTGGGACGGGATTATATTGCAGATGTGTTTGAAATTAAGTCCTTTCTGGGCAATCTGATCTTTAACGTAACCATTACGTTGGCAGATATGGA contains these protein-coding regions:
- a CDS encoding X2-like carbohydrate binding domain-containing protein — its product is MKTFLGKLRLMSLTVAVAAVSLGVLAGTIDAAPSDSYQWKNVVTGAGGGFVPGIIFNESEKDLIYARTDIGGAYRWNPANESWIPLTDFVGWDDWNKNGVDALATDPVDPNRVYMAVGTYTNSWDKNNGSILRSTDRGDTWQTTTLPFKVGGNMPGRSMGERLTVDPNKNSILYFGARSGNGLWKSTDYGVTWNKVTSFPNPGTYVEDPTYEYTSDIVGLSWITFDKSTGSAGQATQTIYVGVADKNQSVYRSTNGGTTWSAVAGQPTGYLPHHGELDANGNLYISYSDGAGPYDGEKGDLWKLNTTTGVWTNISPVPSSSSDNYFGYGGLAVDTQHPGTLMVATLNSWWPDANLFRSTDSGATWTRIWEFEGYPNRKMRYTQDISAAPWLTFGTNPAPPEVSPKLGWMIGDLEIDPFDSDRMMYGTGATIYGTKNLTDWDDGNKINISVMAKGVEEIAVLDLISPPSGAHLLSGVGDVSGFRHNNLDQAPATMFTSPNYSSTESLDFAELSPNTMVRVGKADYTADPNAKSIGLSSDGGTTWYKANAEPAGTTGGGTVAISANGNRLVWSTSDKGVHYSTGGNSWTASSGIPAQAKVISDRVNPNKFYGFAAGKVYLSTNGGASFTASAATGLPVEGNADLDAVPGTEGELWFAGGSEEEGPYGLWHSTDSGASFTKLANVEEADSIGFGKAAPGQNVVALYTIAKIDGTRGFFRSDDGGANWVRINDNQHQYARVTTITGDPRLYGRVYLGTNGRGILYADRIGGNNGGEEGGGETPVTSSVITPVNAEFDKNTGNLADIPVTLTLNGNTLSAIRNGSTTLVSGTDYTLSGNQVVLSKKYLASLSKGSAALTFHFSAGNDAILNLTIKDTTAVPAGAIRIEMFNGTTSATGNSINPKIKLTNTGTSAINLSDVKIRYYYTINGAQTQNFFCDWATAGNNNVTGTFSELPTPVTGADSVLEIGFKSSAGSLAAGQSTEIQARFSKTDWTNYTQTDDYSFAPSHTAYADWTKVTGYIAGSLQWGIEP
- a CDS encoding response regulator transcription factor, which translates into the protein MNRLCKVLIVDDEFLVRQGIKHHMNWEAEGFQIVGEASNGEEGLEQVQSLQPDIVITDIVMPVMDGETFVRTLKASYPQIEVIVLSSFSEFEYVRSTLQNGAADYILKPKLDTNELLQVLQRTAGKISELQFEPSHDGWRLGQLMEKMLSGFTLDEENEMHMIRETFPHRCFRLLVYKPQDTQVHVHKLDNEQLESRLRDQLPDVECAIVPAEGTSPVVLLNVEPSKDEWMVQRIKELASENKDGQDGPCWVLSDSFSSFEEMGDVYRTRLIKLMEYRFYYEDRSILVYGELPPLHPAGYQFNVNMFLQHVKRNRTEAAREYLQEHALTLGRDYIADVFEIKSFLGNLIFNVTITLADMDVQSAALEESKYAYFKHVDGASSLTEAMNVLDQFMAEVQKCTTGEGGRRSDPNMKMLLEYMHQHFDQPLGLAEVAKHFHFNPSYLSSYFSSHKKEGFNEYLNKIRIEKAEELLRSDDVTISEISSMVGYSDHSYFCKVFKKFTGLSPSRYRRKFWA